A window from Betta splendens chromosome 1, fBetSpl5.4, whole genome shotgun sequence encodes these proteins:
- the LOC114849491 gene encoding axin-2-like: MSRALAEHITSSFREDAPRPPVPGEEGEASCCNASRSAKMRAQTKVKESPVVAAAPPGSTPRRNEDGLGEPEGSASPDSPLVRWTKSLHFLLGDQDGAHLFRTFLERESCVDTLDFWFACNGFRQMDLKDTKTLRVAKVIFKRYIENNSIVAKQLKPATKTFIRDSIKKQQIDSAMFDQAQTEIQSNMEENAYQMFLTSDIYLEYVRAGCENAAYLNHGALSSLKLMCGYLPPLMEEEEWSCSDLKAKSMRSVVGLSAKTLRATASIRTAAEVLENSCRSHRRGDPASPYFVNSGYIFAPATSANDSEISSDATTDDSMSMTDSSVDGIPPYKLGTKKQLQREMHRSVKINGQVTLPHFPRTHRLPKEMTPVEPSAFAAQLITKLEKLKREQDTMSSLEERLQQIQEEEERDESSDPASNTSLHHPLLSSGSQCEEDPQAILDEHLSRVLKTPGCQSPGVVQHSPRSRSPDQTGIMVSSGHGPFFGAYSGATKALTTGRQSTKHIHHHYIHHHHTGPKTKEQIEAEAAQRVQCLCPPGGANYSDIPPVRCSTLSHRTFKATDEGVSSPHLPLDATDRSQNVWQWILESERQGKHKPHSMQGLKKSNPLDSKTLAGRTHSSWGGGGIGSGAHLRNHHPGHPFIQDPAMPPLPPPNTLAQLEEACRRLEEVSKPPKQRHSAAVSSHQRDRNYPASAFPIGGNGSGLQAEESKELVVTYFFCGEEIPYRSMMKTHCLTLGHFKEQLSKKGNYRYYFKKASDEFECGAVFEEVWEDATVLPMYEGKVLGKVERMD; this comes from the exons atGAGCAGGGCGCTTGCGGAGCACATCACCAGTAGCTTCCGAGAAGATGCTCCTCGCCCTCCGGTaccgggggaggagggagaggcgtCATGCTGCAACGCCAGCAGATCTGCCAAAATGAGAGCCCAGACTAAGGTTAAAGAGAGCCCAGTGGTCGCCGCCGCGCCTCCCGGCTCGACGCCGCGGAGGAACGAGGATGGACTCGGGGAGCCGGAGGGCAGCGCGTCGCCGGACTCGCCACTGGTCCGGTGGACAAAGTCTCTGCATTTCCTCCTGGGCGACCAGGACGGCGCTCACCTGTTCAGGACCTTTTTGGAGCGGGAGAGCTGCGTGGACACGTTGGACTTTTGGTTCGCCTGTAACGGCTTCAGGCAGATGGACTTAAAGGATACCAAAACGCTGCGAGTTGCCAAAGTCATTTTCAAGCGGTACATCGAGAACAACAGCATCGTGGCGAAACAGCTGAAACCCGCCACCAAGACCTTCATAAGGGATAGTATTAAGAAACAACAAATAGACTCTGCCATGTTCGACCAGGCGCAGACGGAGATCCAGTCCAACATGGAAGAGAACGCGTACCAGATGTTTCTGACCTCTGACATATACCTCGAATACGTGCGCGCCGGCTGCGAGAACGCGGCGTACCTGAACCACGGCGCTCTGAGCAGCCTCAAGCTGATGTGCGGATATCTTCCCCCTctcatggaggaagaggaatggAGTTGTAGCGACCTGAAGGCGAAAAGCATGCGCTCTGTGGTCGGACTGTCTGCGAAGACGCTGAGGGCTACCGCGAGCATCCGGACGGCGGCTGAAGTGCTGGAGAACAGTTGCAG GTCCCACCGCCGAGGAGACCCCGCCAGTCCTTATTTCGTCAACTCCGGCTACATTTTCGCCCCTGCCACCAGTGCCAACGACAGCGAAATCTCCAGCGACGCTACAACGGACGATTCCATGTCCATGACAGACAGTAGCGT AGATGGAATCCCTCCATACAAGCTGGGCACCAAGAAGCAGCTTCAGCGAGAGATGCATCGCAGTGTGAAGATTAATGGCCAGGTGACGCTCCCCCACTTTCCC AGGACACACCGCCTGCCTAAGGAGATGACCCCCGTTGAGCCTTCAGCCTTTGCCGCCCAGCTCATCACCAAGCTGGAGAAGCTAAAGCGAGAGCAGGACACCATGAGCTCactggaggagaggctgcagcagatccAGGAG gaggaggagagggacgaGAGCAGTGACCCCGCCAGCAACACTTCCCTCCACCACCCTCTGCTTTCATCTGGCAGTCAGTGTGAGGAAGACCCCCAGGCTATCCTAGACGAGCACCTGTCCCGTGTCCTGAAGACACCTGGCTGCCAGTCACCAGGCGTGGTCCAGCACTCGCCGCGCTCACGCTCACCTGATCAGACGGGCATCATGGTCTCCTCTGGCCATGGGCCATTCTTTGGTGCCTATTCTGGGGCCACAAAGGCTCTGACAACTGGAAGGCAGTCCACGAAAcacatccaccaccactacATCCATCATCACCACACTGGGCCGAAGACCAAGGAGCAGATCGAGGCCGAGGCGGCCCAGCGTGTGCAGTGCCTCTGCCCTCCAGGGGGCGCCAATTATTCTGACATCCCTCCTGT TCGCTGCAGCACTTTGTCCCATCGCACATTCAAAGCCACAGATGAGGGCGTGTCTTCACCCCACCTTCCCCTGGACGCCACTGATCGCTCTCAGAATGTTTGGCAATGGATCCTAGAGAGTGAACGGCAGGGCAAACACAAGCCACATAG CATGCAAGGTCTGAAGAAGTCTAACCCACTGGACTCAAAGACCTTGGCAGGTCGGACTCACTCCTCCTGGGGCGGAGGAGGCATTGGCAGTGGGGCTCATCTCCGCAACCACCACCCTGGTCACCCATTCATCCAGGACCCAGCTATGCCACCCTTGCCTCCACCCAACACCTTGGCACAACTAGAAGAGGCCTGTCGCAGACTGGAAGAGGTTTCCAAGCCACCAAAACAGAG GCACTCAGCAGCAGTCAGCAGCCATCAGAGAGATAGGAACTATCCAGCATCTGCTTTTCCCATTGGAGGAAACGGCTCTGGACTACAAGCAGAAGA GTCAAAGGAGCTAGTGGTCACCTACTTCTTCTGTGGTGAGGAGATCCCTTATCGCAGCATGATGAAGACCCACTGCCTCACTCTGGGACACTTCAAGGAGCAGCTTAGCAAGAAAGGCAACTACAG gTACTACTTCAAGAAGGCCAGCGACGAGTTTGAGTGTGGTGCCGTTTTCGAGGAGGTGTGGGAGGACGCCACCGTGTTGCCCATGTATGAGGGCAAGGTCCTGGGCAAGGTGGAGAGGATGGACTAA